From Sporolactobacillus pectinivorans:
ATGCTGGATAGCAATCTGATCGATGTAGAAGTCGGCAAAGACTTCTTTGAAAATAAAGCGGAATACATAAAAAGCTCTCCAAAGATCGTATATACAGGAATGATTGATCAATTTTTTGACTATAAGTATGGCACACTTGAATACAGAAGCCTGAAGTTTGAAACAGAAACATTGGATCAGGAGAATTATCAGGGGAACGCAGTTGTCAATTATACGGACGCAGAGACACCATATACGCGAATAATTGAACATAAGCATTTTGAATTTGGAAATCAGCCGAAAACGGTGATTACGAGAGAATATCCTCAGGCATGGCAAAAGGGGGATGAACCATATTATCCTGTGAATAATACAAAGAATAATGATCTTTACATGAAATATAAAGAATTGGCCGAAAGTATGCCAAATGTTATTTTTGGTGGAAGGCTTGGTATGTACAAGTACTATGATATGCATCAGGTCATCGGTGCCGCACTAGTCACAGCCAGAGAAGAATTTAATGAATAACAGGGATATGTGAAATAAATGAATATCGCAAAAAATTATATCTTTAATGTGATTTACCAAATTGTTACTCTATTTGTTGGTTTAGTTACGGTTCCCTACATATCCAGAGTACTTGGTAGTAGTGGCGTTGGAATTAATGCTTATACGAATTCCATTATTCAGTACTTTATTTTAGCTGGTACGATTGGCATCTCTCTTTATGGGAACCGTGCGATTGCTTATGTACGAGATGACAAACAAAAATTAAGCCGGGTATTTTGGGGCATATTTGTCCTGAAATTAATCACGACGTGTTTGGCTTATCTTATTTTTCTGCTGTTCCTAAGTATGACAAAGGAATACTCCAATATATTCTTGATTCAGTCCCTTTATATTATTGCGGCCACGTTTGATATTTCCTGGTTATACATGGGACTTGAAGACTTCAAGAAAACGGTAATCAGAAATTTATTTGTCCAGATTATTGGTTTGATTTGCATCTTTATTTTTGTGAAACATGCGAATGGTCTGTGGATATATGTGATGATCTCTGCCCTTTCACAACTATTTGGTCAGCTGACAATGTGGGCTTATTTGCCGAAGACGGTTCAGTTCATTAAGCTTAAATGGAACGATATTATGAAACATTTTATGCCTTCGCTGTCCTTATTCATCCCTCAAATTGCGATTCAGATTTACCTCGTCCTGAATAAGACCATGCTTGGTGTCCTGTCAAATAAAAATGAAGTCGGTTATTTTTATAATTCGGATAAAGTCGTAAGAATGATTCTTACTCTGGTGACTGCTATGGGTGTAGTTATGCTGCCCAGAGTGGCCCATACATTTGCAAAAGGCAACTTTAATCAGGTTAAAGAATATCTGTATCAATCGTTTGATTTTGCTTCCTATTTATCAGTTCCGATGATGTTTGGTATCGCGGGCATTGCAGGCACTATGACGCCATGGTTTTTTGGCCCCGGGTTTGCAAAAACTGGCGTATTGATTGTTGTAATCAGTCCGATCATTGTGTTGATTGCCTGGAGCAATGTACTGGGGCAACAGTACTTAATGCCTGTTGGAAAAGTCAGAGAGTATACGATTTCAGTTGGTGTTGGCGCGGTTGTTAATTTTATTTTGAACTTATGCCTGATTAAATTTTATCTATCCGTCGGAACGGCCATTGCAACGGTGTTTGCAGAGCTATCTGTTACACTGATTCAGATAATTTTTGTAGTCCGTGTGATCCAAATACGGAAATTATTTACGGCGATCTGGAAGTATTTGATTGCCGGATTTTTTATGTATGGACTGATTGAATACTTGGCACACATTCTTCCAGGAGGTCCTAAAACGACCTTTATTCAAATCCTGACCGGAATTGTGACTTATTTTTCGTTGCTTTTTCTGCTTAGATCAGAGATGAATCACAAGATTTTTGGTATGGGATTGCAAATAGTTAAAAAGGTGACTCAGTATAAGTAACCCAAAGCATCGCAGCTGTATAGTTCTGCCTTTCGCCTGTTATACTGGTATAGTATTATTCATAATATACGCTGAAAATAAACATCTCAGAGAGGGGCTAAAAAATTGTCTGTCTTTCTAATGCCCATAACATTGCTCATCAAACACTATCTGCCATTCAGCTACATGTATTTGGCTGAAGTCGATCTCTATTTATTCATGATATTAGTTGTTTTGTATTCAGTTTCCAGAAATGGGGCTTATTTTAAGAGCTTTTCTGGTATTAAAACAATAACCACTAACTATTTCAAAACTTTGTTTAGCAAAAAAGTTTTCATTTTTATTCTATGTGCCTTTTGCATACAAATCCTGTCCATCATCCTCAGCTATCTCAGAATTGGAAAAAGCATATATAACGTAAATCCGATCGTCGGTTTTGCAGCCGTCACTGCCCTCACTTGCGTTTTCTTTTTGCACTATATAGTGGTAGGTGTTTTGGTCAGCAATAAAGATGACATTCTACAGTTTATCAGGGGCACCTACTGGACGACTGTGTCTGTGCTGATCATCGTATATATTCAGCTTATGTTTTTAGTGGTCCCGCCACTATTAGGCCCTATCGTGCACTTTTTCGGCATATTCTTTGAGCAAAAAAACGGATATATGCTTCAATGGTACTGGAAGGGCAGCTATGTTCAGACTCTCGGCCGCATTAACGGGTTTTTCAGTGAACCGGCCAAACTGGCAGCATTTCTTTGCATTATTTGCCTTCCTTTCATTCTGGCGGCTATTAAGAACAAATATTCAATATTCAATCCAAAACTCAAGTATCAGCCGATAAAATATTACTCCCTGCTGTTGATCATACTGATTGCTTTACTCTATGCAAAAACAACAACTGGTATTTTTGCGATTGTTCTGGCAATTGGCGTTTTCTGGCTCACTCTTTCGCGGAAAAGAAAAATTTCTTTTGGCATTGCCATTATGATCGGTTTGATTGCCCTCGTCATTCTGTATTTTACGAACGGGACCATCCATCGACTTGCCAGTGAATATATTTTTGGCAAAGCCGGAGGCACGTCATCAGATAACAGGCTGGGTGGAACGATTGCTTTATTTGTAACTTTCCTTCATCATCCGATTCTTGGCGTCGGCCAGTCCTATACAGATTTTTTCCTGCTGAAAGGTACCCCGGCATGGACAACACATAATGCCGAATTTGCATCATTCGTAAAGGTCAGACATGCTTTTCCAATTTATAGTAACTTACTGGGCTGGCTTGTTCAATACGGTCTGATCATTTGTTCCTTCTTTGCCATCTATATCATCAGTATGAAACGATCAATGAGTAGGCTGGTGGATAGGCTCAAGGGTCACCCGGATCATATCCTTTATCAAACGATTAATGATGCGGCGTTCTACTTCCTTATTTTCTTTTTTGCGCTTTCAGCAGTTACATTCGGATGGAACGAATCTGCATTCTTTATCATGTTATTTTTCTTTGTTGTATTCAGGCAGTACTTGAAAAAAATAGCCATTGGAACGATTGCGCATTAAAGAGATTACAGAACAATATTAACTCAATACAAGTTTTACAATACTTGATTTATAATAGTGTAGGAAGTTTATTATTCGTTCTGAATGTTGAATAAAACAATGATCTTTGTTAGCATGGGTTTTTCTGTGCGTCCCTAATAACTTTGATCAAACTGGGAGATACAGATGTGGGCAAGAGAATTGTGTATATGGACTTGTTGACTTGTTTTTCTGCTTTATTTGTTGTT
This genomic window contains:
- a CDS encoding flippase, with protein sequence MNIAKNYIFNVIYQIVTLFVGLVTVPYISRVLGSSGVGINAYTNSIIQYFILAGTIGISLYGNRAIAYVRDDKQKLSRVFWGIFVLKLITTCLAYLIFLLFLSMTKEYSNIFLIQSLYIIAATFDISWLYMGLEDFKKTVIRNLFVQIIGLICIFIFVKHANGLWIYVMISALSQLFGQLTMWAYLPKTVQFIKLKWNDIMKHFMPSLSLFIPQIAIQIYLVLNKTMLGVLSNKNEVGYFYNSDKVVRMILTLVTAMGVVMLPRVAHTFAKGNFNQVKEYLYQSFDFASYLSVPMMFGIAGIAGTMTPWFFGPGFAKTGVLIVVISPIIVLIAWSNVLGQQYLMPVGKVREYTISVGVGAVVNFILNLCLIKFYLSVGTAIATVFAELSVTLIQIIFVVRVIQIRKLFTAIWKYLIAGFFMYGLIEYLAHILPGGPKTTFIQILTGIVTYFSLLFLLRSEMNHKIFGMGLQIVKKVTQYK
- a CDS encoding O-antigen ligase family protein codes for the protein MSVFLMPITLLIKHYLPFSYMYLAEVDLYLFMILVVLYSVSRNGAYFKSFSGIKTITTNYFKTLFSKKVFIFILCAFCIQILSIILSYLRIGKSIYNVNPIVGFAAVTALTCVFFLHYIVVGVLVSNKDDILQFIRGTYWTTVSVLIIVYIQLMFLVVPPLLGPIVHFFGIFFEQKNGYMLQWYWKGSYVQTLGRINGFFSEPAKLAAFLCIICLPFILAAIKNKYSIFNPKLKYQPIKYYSLLLIILIALLYAKTTTGIFAIVLAIGVFWLTLSRKRKISFGIAIMIGLIALVILYFTNGTIHRLASEYIFGKAGGTSSDNRLGGTIALFVTFLHHPILGVGQSYTDFFLLKGTPAWTTHNAEFASFVKVRHAFPIYSNLLGWLVQYGLIICSFFAIYIISMKRSMSRLVDRLKGHPDHILYQTINDAAFYFLIFFFALSAVTFGWNESAFFIMLFFFVVFRQYLKKIAIGTIAH